Part of the Spirochaetia bacterium 38H-sp genome, CCTGTTCTAAGATAAAGATGAGCATGGAAACTATTCTGTCTTTTTCTTTTTCATCATCAGAATTGAGGGATGTCTTGCTGGACTCTATATACCAATCGCAAAAATCATTCCAGAAGAATTCGTATCCTGCCTGTGCAGCATCGTTAAAGCGATATTTTTCCAGAGAGGCTCTTACTCTTTGTATTGCATTGTTGAGTCTGTAGAGTATCCATTTATCTATATCTGTCTTTTCTATACTGTCAAAGGGGATGAGGGTTCTTCCCTCAAGGTTCATAAGCAAAAATCTTGAGGCATTCCATATTTTGTTGGCAAAATGGGCTCCCATCTGGAAGCTTTCTTTGTCTATAAGTACATCTTGTCCTTGAGCTGCAAGAAAGGCAAGTGTAAACCTCAAGGCATCCGCACCGTATTCACTTACTATCTCAAGAGGGTCTATACCGTTTCCAAGAGACTTGGACATCTTTCTGCCTTTCTTGTCTCTTATAAGACCTGTTATGTATATGTCCCTAAATGGTACTTCTCCAGTAAACTCAAGGCTGGCCATTATCATCCTTGCAACCCAGAAGAATATTATGTCATAGGCTGTTACAAGGGCGGTTGTTGGGAAAAAGCGTTTTAAGTCTTCTGTCTCGTCAGGCCAGCCTAGTGTGGAAAATGGCCACAACCACGAGGAGAACCATGTGTCCAGAACGTCGTTTTCCTGCTCTATATTTGTCCCAAAACATTTGTTACATTTATCCGGGTCTTCTCTCAGAACCATCATGTTGCCACAGTCTTTGCAATACCATACAGGTATTCTGTGTCCCCACCAGAGCTGTCTGCTTATACACCAGTCTCGAATATTTTTAAGCCAATGGGTATAGGTATTTTCCCATTTTTTGGGAAAGAACTTTATTTTCCCTTCTTCCCATGCCTTGAGAGCTTTTTCTGCCATCCCTTTCATAGAGACAAACCACTGCTCAGATAAATATGGCTCTATGGGAAGGTGAGTTCTATAACAATGCCCTACCTGATGTATATGCGGCTCTTCTTTTACAAATAGCCCCTGAGCTTCCAAATCTTTTATTATCTTTTTTCTTGCCTCTTCTCTGGTAAGACCTACATAATCGGCAGGAGCATTCTCATTTAGAGTCGCATCCGGATTAAATATATTGATAAACTCAAGGTTATGTCTCTTGCCTATCTCATAGTCGTTAAAGTCGTGAGCCGGGGTGATCTTTACAACGCCGCTTCCAAACTCAGGATCAACATAAGTATCTGCTATAACTTTTACTTTTCTGTTTACTATTGGAACTATTACTTCTTTTCCTATCAAATTTTTATATCTTTCGTCATTGGGATTTACAGCAACAGCAGTATCACCTAGGAGTGTTTCCGGCCTTGTTGTGGCTATCTCAACTTTTTTATCACTGCCAACAACAGGGTAAAGAAGATGATACATCTTACCTTTTACTTCTTTGTATTCTACTTCATCATCGGCAAGCGCTGTTTTTAGGCCCGGAGACCAGTTTACAAGATAGCTTCCTTTATATATCAGGCCTTTCTCATAGAGACTGACAAAGACCTCTCTTACAGCACGGGACAGTCCCTCATCAAGTGTAAATCGCTCCCTTGACCAATCACAGGATGATCCTATTTTCTTAAGCTGGTTGAGTATCGTAGACTTATGATCAAGAGCTACTTTCCATGTTTCTTCCAGAAACTTTTCTCTTCCAAGAGAGCGCGGATCAACTCCCTTTTCCCACAATCTTCTTTCTACAACACTCTGGGTTGCTATACCAGCATGGTCCGTTCCGGGAAGCCATAGGGTGGGTCTTCCAGTCATTCTATAATATCTTATCAGTATGTCCTGCAGAGAGTTATTGAGGCCATGCCCCATATGGAGAATTCCAGTAACATTGGGAGGAGGGATAACTATAACAAAGGGCTCTTTATCGTTATCATCAACAGGTTTAAAAGAGTCCGTCTCAATCCATTGTTTATAAATTCTATCTTCAAAATCCTGCGGGTTATAAACCTTATCGAGTATAACTGCTTTTTGTTTCATCAATCACTCCTTGAGATGGCATATTAACAAAATGTATTTTTTAGTACAAGAGAGATAAAGAATTACTATTGCAGCAAAGAAAATATACCCTAGACTATACGTTTATCCCGCCTGGAACGTTCTATTCTTTCCATTTTTCTAAAATACTTTGCCTGCTTTTCTATTTCTCCAACATCAGGTACATACAGTCTGTCATCCACAACTTTAACATGCTTTGCAGATAACAATTCCTGCATGGCGACCTTGCCTTTGTCAGCAGGGAGACCTACTAGATTGATAAGCTCCTTTGGGCCAAAAGGCATAGAGAAAGATGTTCCTTCTTTTAAGGGGACACCTTTATGTTCCAACTGGATAAGAAGCCCGTCATAAAGCTTGGCAACAGGGTTTGTAAGCAGAGTGTTGGCAAGCTGCTTGTACAAAAACCATATTCTGTCAGCAAGCAGCGTCGTTAGCTTAGATATAAGCTGTGGCTGGCTTGTAACCATTCTTTCAAAGTTTTCTTTATTGATAACCATCATCACACAATCTTCGTAAGATATAGCAGAAGCAGAACGCGGTTTATCCTCAAGAAGAGCCATCTCACCAAAAATATCACCTGCATTAAGCAAAGCTAACAAAACCTCGTTGTTATCTACTATTTTTGTTATCTTAACCTGCCCTTTTTGTATTACAAAGAGTTCCTGTCCAGGCATATTCTCACAAAAAATCATCGTATTTTTGGGATACATTCGAGAGAGGCCTTCTGTAGGCTCCAAGAAAACAGGCTTTGCATAAGGCTTAATCTTAGCCATACGCTGTTTTGCAAGTTCTATATTGTTGCCATTTTTACAATATTTGAGATATTGATAATACGCATAATAAGCTATGCTATACTGGTTTTGCTTGACGTAGTACTCTCCCACCCTAAAAAGGTGTTCCAGGTCAGTCTCCTCCGTGGAATTCTTGAGAGTAAGCCTTGAAAGCATTCTATCCAGATATCTCATCTGTCTAGAAAACTTTTCTATTATTTTTAGAGCTACAGGAGTATTTCTTTTTATGAGCAGTCCATAATTATCCCGATGTACCGCAATAAGAGAAACATCGGTT contains:
- a CDS encoding valine--tRNA ligase yields the protein MKQKAVILDKVYNPQDFEDRIYKQWIETDSFKPVDDNDKEPFVIVIPPPNVTGILHMGHGLNNSLQDILIRYYRMTGRPTLWLPGTDHAGIATQSVVERRLWEKGVDPRSLGREKFLEETWKVALDHKSTILNQLKKIGSSCDWSRERFTLDEGLSRAVREVFVSLYEKGLIYKGSYLVNWSPGLKTALADDEVEYKEVKGKMYHLLYPVVGSDKKVEIATTRPETLLGDTAVAVNPNDERYKNLIGKEVIVPIVNRKVKVIADTYVDPEFGSGVVKITPAHDFNDYEIGKRHNLEFINIFNPDATLNENAPADYVGLTREEARKKIIKDLEAQGLFVKEEPHIHQVGHCYRTHLPIEPYLSEQWFVSMKGMAEKALKAWEEGKIKFFPKKWENTYTHWLKNIRDWCISRQLWWGHRIPVWYCKDCGNMMVLREDPDKCNKCFGTNIEQENDVLDTWFSSWLWPFSTLGWPDETEDLKRFFPTTALVTAYDIIFFWVARMIMASLEFTGEVPFRDIYITGLIRDKKGRKMSKSLGNGIDPLEIVSEYGADALRFTLAFLAAQGQDVLIDKESFQMGAHFANKIWNASRFLLMNLEGRTLIPFDSIEKTDIDKWILYRLNNAIQRVRASLEKYRFNDAAQAGYEFFWNDFCDWYIESSKTSLNSDDEKEKDRIVSMLIFILEQALKILHPFLPFITEELYQKLPDTNGQLITAAFPETREDWQYVEEAQDYEKLQELVKALRTLRSEFTIPPSVKFSTIVKTEDKRVLDYFSAHAGLISSLAGLSELSIQSEEPDKTGSVAIVGKGFEGFAYIRDVIDVPREIERLNQRIEKTEKIYEKVDKKLSNQGFLTKALPEIIEEERKKHRELAEQIEKLKAYKKLLEE
- a CDS encoding Crp/Fnr family transcriptional regulator yields the protein MGDPLQLSVVNFRKDAYITVEGKQDADYFYIIRSGNVRLTRETEVVEEEGGNILKPGDFFGVVSTMSHHSHIETVQAITDVSLIAVHRDNYGLLIKRNTPVALKIIEKFSRQMRYLDRMLSRLTLKNSTEETDLEHLFRVGEYYVKQNQYSIAYYAYYQYLKYCKNGNNIELAKQRMAKIKPYAKPVFLEPTEGLSRMYPKNTMIFCENMPGQELFVIQKGQVKITKIVDNNEVLLALLNAGDIFGEMALLEDKPRSASAISYEDCVMMVINKENFERMVTSQPQLISKLTTLLADRIWFLYKQLANTLLTNPVAKLYDGLLIQLEHKGVPLKEGTSFSMPFGPKELINLVGLPADKGKVAMQELLSAKHVKVVDDRLYVPDVGEIEKQAKYFRKMERIERSRRDKRIV